The following coding sequences lie in one Trypanosoma brucei gambiense DAL972 chromosome 7, complete sequence genomic window:
- a CDS encoding receptor-type adenylate cyclase GRESAG: protein MKAPALLLFLLSACAASPPTREAGGVQVTVTVLSLLYSKNWPVEYINAVNAGFNASLAARGWVMAPGVDVSVVRPPSYNTPAHEYLKEYLRGLEDDNNLLVVLGPMGEESTSSSYDTLEEHTLVGFAPMTGAAGFEAYRPNLYFLRPELTGELIALIRYAVNYLRVLRLGFMYLEGSMGGSATYEKAVFFLSRLGYEPCCAFTVQSHEGDQGISAAEFEAAWKEFAANRPQAVILLTTMKEETEKFIKKLVADPRTADAFLLAPSLMQKSIASVWKEALEEANAPFVPRRVIQTGTNPLAVDGFFAAIKRFQTEMRNYLTEYKEWSGFNDADHFLKNDADGELMVNGWIAGEVLARALRSHGWMNNRTAFLESLYEQRRYVIDDVVIGDYGGECSERAVGSGAICHCNHGGRKVYMKEVADDYRLRPVLGGYTVQSPLECNSDPAILQPPLSGVLVSVEDYPELERAADQFNKGASAVASTGRVGDMNRFFLQKIVTDMQNAPGDVDAQRQNRAVSAIFGVVTEATLGLRDLTFIDPITPTPHLNSFSRNVIHLSPTLEQQLYVLVNYLSNIHVGAVSCIIRCEQAPTVKNVLKKTLLTFGLNLSSTVVLTPGDSVGEHLPKSGITFIIGLAVDDIVVIEEHLRIHTKARVLVQFSDIALLYNEFVQVFNNSDGAKHLLFATSLPHWADVDTTSETVRRFHEAVPEVEKWTPLSLLGFATGRLMQRNLQRMDLATSDLLSGLFFNETFITVDDMQYGAYKDAEGVATAEESLSNFGATDISVWSMARALRSDEPVLQDPMSPSMVYTVPNGNALTPAQLAGVVGAGLLVLILAVGLTVFLCCIMRNKRDNDNAPKELADPVTLIFTDIESSTAQWATQPELMPDAVATHHSMVRSLIENYDCYEVKTVGDSFMIACKSPFAAVQLAQELQLRFLRHEWGTTVFDEFYREFEERHAEEGDGKYKPPTARLDPEVYRQLWNGLRVRVGIHTGLCDIRYDEVTKGYDYYGQTANTAARTESVGNGGQVLMTCETYHSLSTEERSQFDVTPLGGVPLRGVSEPVEVYQLNAVPGRSFAELRLDRVLDVLDIFGEGTAASTSDYSSTLAELSETAQAIAVSLQSLMGVFTQAQRQGTLMPFCERWRVPLPKKSASAWDDSYCEEVVRRIAMKVGHVVDYHAVVESEHSSSTLSSGSVLIISNHVGELGDF from the coding sequence ATGAAAGCACCAgccttgctgttgtttttactgTCAGCATGTGCCGCATCGCCGCCGACGAGGGAAGCCGGGGGTGTACAAGTAACCGTGACGGTTCTGTCCCTGTTGTACAGTAAAAACTGGCCTGTGGAGTATATTAACGCTGTCAATGCCGGTTTTAACGCATCCCTGGCCGCGCGAGGTTGGGTGATGGCCCCTGGTGTCGATGTTTCGGTGGTACGGCCCCCATCCTACAACACCCCCGCACACGAGTACTTGAAGGAATACTTAAGAGGCCTGGAAGATGACAATAACCTTCTGGTTGTACTGGGTCCCATGGGCGAGGAAAGCACTTCTTCTTCGTATGATACGCTGGAGGAACACACTCTTGTCGGCTTCGCCCCTATGACTGGCGCCGCTGGTTTTGAGGCATACCGCCCCaatctttatttccttcgaCCGGAGCTGACTGGTGAACTCATAGCCCTCATCCGCTATGCTGTGAATTACCTGCGTGTCCTCCGGTTGGGCTTTATGTATCTTGAGGGTTCGATGGGGGGTAGTGCGACATATGAGaaggctgttttttttttgtcacgcTTGGGATATGAACCGTGTTGTGCATTCACTGTTCAGAGCCATGAAGGCGACCAGGGCATTTCAGCGGCGGAGTTTGAGGCGGCATGGAAAGAATTCGCGGCGAACCGTCCACAGGCTGTCATTCTCCTCACCACcatgaaagaagaaaccgAGAAGTTTATCAAGAAGCTTGTGGCTGACCCGCGTACCGCGGATGCGTTCCTCCTAGCTCCCTCACTAATGCAGAAGTCAATCGCATCAGTATGGAAGGAGGCATTAGAAGAAGCGAATGCTCCGTTTGTTCCCCGTCGTGTCATTCAGACAGGCACTAACCCGCTTGCTGTAGACGGCTTCTTCGCAGCGATCAAGCGCTTTCAAACTGAAATGAGGAACTATTTGACTGAATACAAGGAGTGGAGTGGCTTCAATGATGCAGATCACTTTCTAAAGAATGACGCGGATGGGGAGCTGATGGTTAATGGCTGGATTGCTGGAGAGGTATTGGCGCGGGCGCTGCGTAGTCATGGCTGGATGAACAACCGCACAGCCTTCCTTGAGTCGCTGTACGAGCAACGCCGTTACGTGATTGATGACGTCGTGATCGGAGACTACGGTGGTGAGTGCAGCGAGAGGGCTGTCGGGAGTGGGGCTATCTGTCACTGCAACCATGGTGGGAGGAAGGTGTACATGAAGGAGGTCGCTGACGATTACCGACTACGGCCAGTTCTTGGTGGCTACACTGTGCAATCCCCGCTGGAGTGTAATAGTGACCCCGCAATCCTGCAGCCGCCGCTCAGTGGCGTGCTCGTTAGCGTTGAGGACTACCCGGAGCTGGAAAGGGCAGCCGATCAGTTTAACAAGGGTGCATCTGCGGTAGCCTCAACTGGAAGAGTTGGTGATATGAACAGATTTTTCCTTCAGAAGATTGTCACAGATATGCAGAATGCTCCTGGGGATGTCGATGCACAGCGGCAGAATCGTGCGGTGAGTGCTATATTTGGTGTCGTGACGGAAGCAACACTGGGACTGAGGGACTTGACATTCATTGACCCTATAACACCAACCCCTCATCTGAACAGTTTCAGCAGGAATGTGATCCACCTGTCCCCGACACTGGAGCAGCAACTATACGTGCTTGTCAATTACCTCTCCAACATTCATGTTGGTGCTGTCAGTTGCATTATCAGGTGTGAGCAGGCGCCGACGGTCAAAAATGTGTTGAAGAAAACACTGCTCACATTTGGCTTGAACCTCAGCTCTACCGTTGTATTGACTCCAGGGGACTCTGTTGGAGAGCatcttccgaaaagtggtaTCACTTTTATCATTGGACTCGCTGTTGATGACATTGTGGTAATTGAAGAGCACCTACGTATCCACACCAAGGCGCGCGTACTTGTCCAGTTCTCTGACATTGCACTGCTGTACAATGAGTTTGTGCAAGTCTTCAACAATAGCGACGGCGCCAAGCACCTTTTGTTCGCAACGAGCTTGCCTCACTGGGCAGATGTCGACACGACATCGGAGACTGTGCGACGGTTCCACGAGGCGGTACCTGAGGTGGAAAAGTGGACGCCACTGTCGCTGCTGGGTTTCGCCACGGGTAGACTGATGCAGAGAAACCTTCAGCGCATGGACTTAGCGACGTCTGACCTGTTGTCCGGCCTCTTTTTCAACGAAACCTTCATTACTGTCGACGATATGCAATATGGCGCTTACAAAGACGCTGAGGGTGTGGCCACTGCAGAAGAGAGTTTGTCAAACTTCGGTGCAACGGATATTAGTGTGTGGTCAATGGCACGAGCGCTACGGTCGGATGAACCAGTGCTGCAAGATCCGATGTCACCTTCGATGGTGTACACCGTCCCTAACGGCAATGCCCTCACCCCCGCACAACTTGCTGGTGTGGTTGGTGCCGGTTTGCTTGTGCTGATACTGGCAGTAGGCCTTAccgtttttctttgctgcatTATGCGCAACAAGCGTGATAACGACAACGCCCCAAAAGAATTGGCAGACCCCGTGACATTAATCtttactgacattgagagcagcactgcaCAGTGGGCAACACAACCTGAGTTGATGCCCGATGCCGTTGCGACACATCACAGCATGGTTCGCTCACTTATCGAGAATTATGACTGCTACGAAGTGAAAACCGTTGGAGACTCTTTTATGATTGCGTGTAAAAGTCCATTCGCCGCCGTCCAACTCGCACAGGAACTACAGCTGCGTTTCCTGCGCCATGAGTGGGGCACGACAGTGTTCGACGAATTTTACCGTGAGTTTGAGGAGCGGCACGCGGAGGAGGGTGATGGAAAGTACAAGCCGCCAACTGCGCGCCTGGACCCTGAGGTTTATCGGCAACTGTGGAATGggttgcgtgtacgtgttggaatccacaccgGGCTGTGCGACATCCGCTACGATGAAGTAACGAAGGGCTACGACTACTATGGGCAGACGGCGAACACGGCAGCAAGGACAGAGAGTGTTGGAAAcggtggtcaggtgctgatgacaTGTGAGACGTACCATTCACTGAGTACTGAAGAACGGAGCCAATTTGACGTGACGCCGTTAGGTGGTGTGCCGCTACGTGGTGTGTCAGAGCCTGTGGAAGTGTACCAGCTGAATGCCGTGCCCGGTCGCTCATTCGCCGAGCTGCGCCTGGACCGGGTGCTGGATGTGCTTGATATCTTTGGAGAGGGCACGGCAGCCTCCACGAGTGATTACAGCTCAACACTCGCCGAGTTAAGTGAGACTGCGCAGGCGATTGCGGTTTCTTTGCAGTCACTGATGGGCGTCTTCACACAAGCGCAACGCCAAGGAACTTTGATGCCTTTCTGCGAACGTTGGCGGGTGCCGTTGCCCAAGAAAAGTGCATCCGCGTGGGACGACAGCTACTGTGAGGAGGTTGTGCGTCGCATTGCAATGAAGGTTGGGCACGTTGTGGATTACCACGCTGTCGTCGAGAGCGAGCACTCATCGAGCACCCTGTCAAGTGGGTCGGTGCTTATCATTTCCAATCACGTGGGGGAGCTGGGTGATTTTTAG
- a CDS encoding GTP-binding protein, putative, with product MGKPGKKAGKGLLAPTNVNRRVDPTKTSLRDQRTIKRLKMYTSKIVRDEKGHIVKGSVLKASDRVEQQMVRVAPDRRWFGNTRVIGQEALQKFRTEMGAKYRDPYSVVIKQSKLPLSLLTMTEKEEGSVRQLMEWEKTFGDKSNRKRIRLDTVDMEDFARKAESKNTEYLTHKKGTDRDLVKKSETERLDRSKNQGLLRKGQSNRIWNELYKVIDSSDVVLYVLDARDPLGTRSAYLEDYMRKEKKYKHFVFILNKCDLIPLWATARWLQVLSKDYPTVAFHASVNHPFGKGSVISLLRQFSKLQNVTHRGSSRTKTPISVGIIGYPNVGKSSLINTLRRKFVCKVAPIPGETKVWQYVALTRNIFLIDCPGVVYDRETNNDVQAVLKGVVRVERLGNADKTDVVNTVLDIVKPKDIAATYGISSWRDVNDFLEKLAKLRGKLVTGGEPDTEAAARMVLYDWQRGRIPWFSAPPFESNKHYRDTMGLSEAKHMKVIEHYSSFNIVDGVMDHKDEPYCSEDEEERPAEGVQGDATKRVEPKFSGKPPDPNTTVATFALRQEPTKKKGLRKKDLHEPSSISTEPGDGPNDDELWRRFLLAAQD from the coding sequence ATGGGGAAGCCTGGTAAAAAGGCCGGGAAAGGCCTCCTCGCACCTACGAATGTTAACCGCCGTGTGGACCCCACGAAAACAAGTTTGCGAGACCAGCGGACGATCAAGCGATTGAAAATGTACACTTCCAAGATTGTTCGTGATGAAAAGGGTCACATTGTGAAGGGGAGCGTTTTAAAGGCGTCGGATCGTGTTGAACAGCAGATGGTGCGTGTTGCACCTGATCGCCGCTGGTTTGGCAACACAAGAGTTATTGGGCAGGAGGCACTGCAAAAGTTTAGGACAGAAATGGGTGCTAAATACAGAGACCCGTACAGTGTTGTCATTAAGCAATCGAAGCTTCCCCTCAGTCTTCTCACAATGaccgaaaaggaggaaggcaGTGTCAGGCAGCTAATGGAGTGGGAAAAGACCTTCGGTGACAAATCTAATCGAAAGCGAATTCGGTTAGACACTGTTGATATGGAAGATTTTGCGAGGAAAGCAGAGTCGAAAAACACTGAGTATCTTACTCACAAGAAAGGGACGGATCGTGATCTCGTGAAAAAATCAGAGACTGAGCGCCTCGATCGTTCAAAGAACCAAGGTCTCTTGCGCAAGGGACAATCAAACCGTATTTGGAACGAACTTTATAAGGTCATTGACAGCTCAGACGTCGTGCTGTACGTCTTGGATGCCCGCGACCCTTTGGGAACGCGCAGTGCGTACCTCGAGGATTAcatgcgaaaagaaaagaaatataagcACTTCGTCTTCATTTTGAACAAATGCGACCTCATTCCTTTGTGGGCCACTGCCCGATGGCTTCAGGTTCTGAGTAAGGACTATCCTACGGTCGCTTTCCACGCGAGTGTAAACCATCCCTTTGGGAAAGGAAGTGTGATATCGCTTCTACGGCAGTTTTCAAAGCTGCAGAATGTCACCCACCGGGGGAGCAGTCGCACTAAAACACCAATATCTGTGGGTATTATCGGGTACCCGAACGTTGGGAAGAGTTCATTGATCAATACACTGCGGCGCAAGTTTGTATGCAAGGTTGCGCCAATTCcgggggaaacaaaggtATGGCAGTACGTTGCGCTAACAAGGAATATCTTTTTGATTGATTGCCCAGGGGTGGTTTACGACCGCGAGACAAACAACGATGTGCAAGCTGTACTTAAGGGTGTAGTTCGAGTGGAGCGCCTGGGGAACGCTGATAAAACAGATGTGGTGAATACAGTCCTCGACATCGTGAAACCGAAAGACATTGCTGCGACGTACGGCATTTCGAGTTGGCGGGACGTAAACGACTTTCTTGAGAAGTTGGCGAAACTTCGTGGCAAACTCGTAACGGGAGGAGAGCCGGATACAGAGGCAGCAGCACGCATGGTTCTATACGACTGGCAACGTGGACGCATCCCATGGTTTAGTGCACCCCCATTTGAATCAAACAAGCACTATCGCGACACAATGGGGTTGTCTGAGGCAAAGCATATGAAGGTAATTGAACATTACAGTTCATTCAACATAGTTGATGGTGTGATGGATCACAAAGATGAGCCATACTGCagtgaggatgaggaggaacgGCCTGCAGAAGGAGTGCAAGGCGATGCGACGAAACGAGTTGAACCCAAGTTTAGCGGGAAACCCCCAGACCCTAATACAACAGTTGCTACCTTTGCGTTGCGACAGGAgcccacaaagaagaaggggttACGTAAGAAGGATCTGCACGAGCCCTCATCGATTTCTACCGAACCCGGTGACGGGCCCAACGACGATGAGCTGTGGAGGCGCTTCCTTCTTGCAGCTCAGGACTGA